From the Paenibacillus sp. FSL H8-0548 genome, one window contains:
- a CDS encoding metalloregulator ArsR/SmtB family transcription factor, with the protein MDNPIAAACDDSCAGSEANIENVKSKLIPETTAAQLADLFKALGDPTRVKMIHALVQSELCVHDLTQVLGMGQSAVSHQLRLLRNMRIVKRRKVGKTVFYSLDDDHVEQIFLLTLQHLKHE; encoded by the coding sequence ATGGATAATCCAATTGCCGCAGCATGCGACGATTCGTGTGCAGGCTCGGAGGCAAATATAGAAAATGTAAAAAGCAAATTGATACCGGAGACAACCGCTGCCCAGCTGGCGGATCTGTTCAAGGCGCTTGGCGATCCAACGCGGGTGAAAATGATTCACGCGCTCGTCCAATCGGAGCTTTGTGTTCATGATCTGACGCAGGTGCTCGGCATGGGGCAATCAGCTGTGTCTCATCAGCTGCGGCTGCTGCGGAACATGCGTATCGTAAAACGCAGAAAGGTCGGCAAGACGGTGTTCTATTCGCTTGATGACGATCATGTGGAGCAAATCTTTTTACTTACGCTTCAGCATCTAAAGCATGAATAA
- a CDS encoding ABC transporter substrate-binding protein — MKSKWKIGLFIMLLLLVGTACGAVNNKGESTTPVSEAPATSSNATDSAANPSSPSKIVKSEKGDISIPAEPKRVIGLSVVYPEFLYALGVTPIAVQNYHEEFQSYLEQPFKDTKKMGIAKIPNFESILDSEPDLIIAPAWWSDKDYDQLSLIAPTVLLPQRDDWRDELRDIGEVLGKQDAAEKVIEDLKIKEAKAKERLDELVKDETVLYLRIMAKSIVINGPNIDRGSFIHNQLGLKPVENFPQNESALSISLEVLPEYDADHIIVQLDDETNAELKDRYEQILNSSLWKNMKAVKANHVYMVGGKEWFNLGMAPLADSYAIDEVVAIFESKQQ; from the coding sequence ATGAAAAGTAAGTGGAAGATTGGTTTATTTATTATGTTGTTATTGTTGGTAGGAACGGCATGTGGTGCTGTCAACAATAAGGGGGAAAGTACTACTCCTGTATCGGAAGCTCCTGCGACGTCGTCAAACGCCACGGATTCCGCAGCAAATCCATCCAGTCCGTCGAAGATTGTGAAGAGCGAAAAGGGGGATATTAGTATTCCGGCCGAGCCTAAACGAGTGATCGGACTTTCTGTTGTATATCCAGAGTTTTTGTACGCGCTGGGCGTAACTCCGATTGCTGTGCAAAATTATCATGAAGAGTTTCAGAGTTATCTGGAACAACCTTTTAAAGATACGAAAAAAATGGGAATTGCAAAAATCCCAAATTTTGAATCTATTTTGGATAGTGAGCCTGATTTGATTATTGCCCCTGCATGGTGGTCTGATAAGGATTATGATCAGCTATCATTAATTGCACCAACAGTGCTTTTGCCGCAACGTGACGATTGGAGAGATGAACTGCGAGATATTGGCGAGGTTCTGGGTAAGCAGGATGCAGCTGAGAAGGTCATTGAAGACTTGAAAATTAAAGAAGCGAAAGCCAAGGAGCGGCTTGACGAGCTTGTCAAGGATGAGACAGTGCTGTATCTGCGAATAATGGCTAAAAGTATCGTTATTAATGGACCGAATATTGACCGAGGTAGCTTTATCCATAATCAGTTGGGTCTGAAGCCGGTCGAAAATTTCCCGCAGAATGAGTCTGCTCTGTCCATTTCGTTGGAAGTGCTCCCGGAGTATGATGCTGACCATATAATTGTACAGCTTGATGATGAGACGAACGCTGAGCTAAAGGATAGATATGAGCAAATACTGAACAGCTCTTTGTGGAAAAACATGAAAGCTGTCAAAGCAAATCATGTTTACATGGTCGGAGGCAAGGAATGGTTTAATCTGGGTATGGCTCCGCTTGCCGATAGTTATGCCATAGATGAGGTTGTTGCCATATTTGAAAGCAAACAACAATAG
- a CDS encoding IS5/IS1182 family transposase yields MPYIRHESLFTLQELYQMEQKDRFREIFSTIEITPILRLVRKTSLYGAPIEVNYRAMVYSLIVRIMERIPTIKDLIKRLQHDILFRLDCGFMLSEPIPSASSYSRLVRKMSQGHALEDMQEQLLKQATVEGFITDDTVAIDATHIEARDQAPAKQEKRKTEPKKRGRKSKVDREAWLEQKQQEEEQKSIFEKEIAAQLDEPFHLLRDQMPLDPKWGVKKNSDGKNIFWYGYKGHLAVGTKSQYILGAMLSSGNLNDGKAAIPLLKGVALQYPNSHFKYAAMDAGYDYEPIYKQVREAKAHAVIAYNRRREPELVGFDEHFAPTCVREHSYRYESYDSKYETLKYVRPKECESCPLAQDSLCQKVYKMKITIDLRKYTAPARGSKLWKEIAKKRSAVERVNAYLKEFFQLNNVRHRTGQKAKAHFNLVTLVYNCTKLVCDRLSRQLQELTA; encoded by the coding sequence ATGCCGTATATTCGACATGAGAGCTTATTTACCCTGCAAGAGCTTTATCAGATGGAACAAAAAGATCGTTTTAGGGAGATTTTTTCTACCATTGAGATTACGCCTATTTTGCGTTTGGTCAGGAAAACATCTCTTTATGGGGCCCCCATCGAAGTGAATTATAGGGCGATGGTCTATTCCTTGATAGTCAGGATCATGGAACGTATCCCTACGATTAAAGACTTAATCAAGCGACTTCAACATGACATCTTATTCCGTCTTGATTGTGGGTTCATGCTCTCTGAGCCCATTCCATCTGCCTCTTCCTACTCTCGGTTGGTACGCAAGATGAGCCAAGGTCATGCGCTGGAAGACATGCAAGAACAGTTGCTAAAGCAAGCCACAGTAGAAGGTTTTATTACAGATGATACGGTCGCCATAGATGCGACCCATATCGAAGCTCGGGATCAAGCACCTGCAAAGCAAGAAAAGAGAAAAACAGAGCCGAAAAAGCGTGGACGAAAATCAAAAGTTGATCGTGAAGCTTGGCTGGAACAAAAACAACAAGAAGAGGAACAAAAGTCAATCTTCGAAAAAGAAATCGCTGCACAACTGGATGAACCATTCCATCTTCTTCGGGATCAAATGCCTCTTGACCCGAAATGGGGAGTCAAGAAGAATAGTGATGGGAAAAATATCTTCTGGTATGGCTATAAAGGTCATCTTGCAGTAGGAACTAAGAGTCAATATATCCTTGGAGCCATGCTCTCTTCTGGGAACTTGAATGATGGTAAAGCCGCGATTCCGCTCCTAAAAGGGGTTGCTTTGCAGTATCCAAATTCCCATTTCAAATATGCAGCCATGGATGCGGGTTATGATTATGAGCCCATATATAAGCAAGTTCGAGAAGCGAAGGCTCATGCCGTTATTGCTTATAACCGTCGGCGGGAACCCGAACTTGTCGGGTTTGATGAACACTTCGCCCCAACCTGTGTTAGAGAGCATTCTTATCGTTATGAAAGCTACGACTCGAAATATGAAACGCTCAAATACGTTCGACCTAAAGAATGTGAGAGCTGTCCATTAGCGCAAGATTCACTTTGTCAGAAGGTTTACAAGATGAAGATCACGATTGATCTTAGAAAGTATACAGCTCCGGCTCGAGGCTCGAAACTTTGGAAAGAAATCGCTAAAAAACGATCCGCAGTCGAAAGAGTGAATGCTTACCTAAAGGAATTCTTCCAGTTGAACAATGTGAGACATCGAACAGGTCAAAAAGCGAAAGCACATTTTAACTTGGTAACGCTGGTTTATAATTGCACAAAGTTAGTATGCGATCGTCTAAGTCGCCAATTACAAGAACTAACAGCATAA
- a CDS encoding glycerol-3-phosphate responsive antiterminator, with protein sequence MLLNGQNVLPAVHKLKDVEAVLASPFSYMVLLGGHLGQLKHIVDLASQHGKKVLLHADLIDGLKNDEYAAEFLCQSIRPAGIISTRSSVIGRTKQNGLIAIQRLFLIDSDALERSYTVLDKVRPDFIEVLPGVIPDIISEVKQRSGIPIIAGGLIRTREHVRLALEAGASAITTSRKELWKNEL encoded by the coding sequence TTGCTGTTGAACGGTCAGAACGTATTGCCAGCTGTGCATAAGCTGAAGGATGTGGAAGCGGTGCTTGCTTCTCCTTTTTCGTATATGGTGCTGCTCGGAGGACATTTGGGTCAATTAAAACACATTGTTGATTTGGCAAGTCAGCATGGAAAAAAGGTGCTGCTGCATGCCGATCTGATTGATGGCTTAAAAAATGATGAATATGCTGCGGAGTTTCTTTGTCAGTCCATTCGTCCAGCTGGCATTATATCGACGCGCTCCAGCGTGATCGGCCGCACGAAGCAGAACGGGCTGATCGCGATTCAAAGGCTGTTTCTTATCGATTCGGATGCTTTAGAGAGAAGCTATACGGTGCTGGACAAGGTTCGTCCAGATTTTATTGAGGTGCTGCCGGGCGTTATTCCGGATATCATTAGTGAAGTGAAGCAGCGCAGCGGAATTCCCATCATTGCAGGCGGGCTTATTCGAACGCGGGAGCATGTGAGGCTGGCGCTGGAAGCAGGGGCTTCGGCCATTACGACATCTAGAAAAGAGCTGTGGAAGAACGAGTTATAG
- a CDS encoding helix-turn-helix domain-containing protein codes for MFNKKQNARNHIYASLEGMCFKVRELQHINRNNSSNEWELRVQFLESHMMIVIASGQGWLTIDGRFFELREGRTYFCSPGQLVEGFLQSFDERGFYELRFDVIVDDGVTVDYTDIVRQEELFPVKGEVIASSPVSIIVLCERIGDHLQRDEDLLKRFRGQIYFQELLHTILADALLLKERDSETALENAKCYIEEYYQLDLKIEHLAKVAGMSERHFMRLFKKRYGCSAIEYLTIYRISQAQQLMRSGGQYRLKDIARHVGYNDDAYFRRKFKRVSGIPPAAFMRNCKLKIVAYHPAIIGQLLALKVIPCAAPSDHPWTDYYHRKFETNNVLPLSTDTSLKLAELRLAAPDFIVGLDNLLTGEEQASLRDIAPVLLLPWEEIDWRSQLTLIAQFLNKKGAAEAWLEHYERKARFVAEQITPDIHGDRLLILRINGAGLEMMGNRSIRTVFYDDLRLQPAVGIEYMNKNRQITIAQVAEYTADRLLLFIDENAHPKISKQTLMRSEKWCVIPAVRNGRVDVLPVYPWTEYTAFTNELMLDEVLKLWRDRT; via the coding sequence TTGTTTAACAAGAAACAGAATGCTAGAAACCATATCTATGCTTCCCTTGAAGGCATGTGCTTTAAGGTTAGAGAGCTGCAGCATATAAATAGAAATAACAGTTCAAATGAATGGGAGCTAAGAGTACAGTTTCTTGAATCACATATGATGATAGTCATCGCGAGCGGTCAGGGCTGGCTAACGATTGATGGACGTTTTTTCGAGTTGCGTGAAGGTAGGACCTATTTTTGTTCACCTGGACAGCTTGTAGAAGGTTTCCTCCAGTCTTTTGATGAGCGAGGTTTTTATGAATTGCGTTTTGATGTAATTGTTGATGATGGAGTAACTGTCGACTACACAGACATTGTGAGACAAGAGGAACTTTTTCCTGTAAAGGGAGAGGTCATTGCATCATCCCCAGTATCCATAATCGTATTATGTGAACGGATTGGTGATCATCTGCAAAGAGATGAGGACTTGCTGAAAAGATTCCGTGGACAAATTTATTTTCAAGAGCTGTTGCACACTATTTTGGCAGACGCTCTGCTGCTAAAGGAACGTGATTCGGAAACCGCGCTTGAGAATGCAAAGTGCTACATTGAAGAGTACTATCAGTTGGATTTAAAGATTGAGCACTTGGCCAAAGTTGCGGGAATGAGCGAAAGACATTTTATGAGGTTGTTCAAAAAAAGATATGGTTGCAGTGCGATTGAATATTTGACCATTTATCGAATTAGTCAGGCACAGCAGCTAATGCGCTCAGGCGGGCAATATCGACTCAAGGATATTGCAAGGCATGTTGGTTACAATGATGATGCGTACTTCAGACGGAAATTCAAACGGGTGTCAGGCATTCCTCCAGCAGCGTTTATGAGAAATTGTAAGCTTAAAATCGTCGCATACCATCCAGCGATTATCGGGCAATTGCTCGCGCTAAAGGTTATACCTTGCGCTGCACCTTCCGACCATCCATGGACTGATTATTATCATAGAAAGTTTGAAACGAATAACGTTCTGCCCTTAAGCACGGATACCTCGCTAAAACTAGCAGAGCTTAGGCTTGCGGCTCCTGACTTCATTGTTGGCTTGGATAATTTGCTAACTGGGGAGGAGCAAGCAAGTCTTCGGGATATTGCGCCTGTTTTATTGCTGCCCTGGGAGGAAATTGATTGGCGCAGCCAATTGACTCTTATCGCCCAGTTTCTGAATAAAAAAGGTGCAGCGGAAGCTTGGCTCGAACATTACGAACGTAAGGCTCGTTTTGTAGCCGAGCAGATCACACCGGACATACATGGAGATCGCCTCCTTATACTGAGAATTAACGGAGCAGGGCTGGAAATGATGGGGAACAGAAGCATACGAACTGTATTTTACGATGATTTACGCTTGCAGCCAGCAGTCGGTATCGAATATATGAACAAGAATCGGCAGATTACAATCGCTCAGGTTGCTGAATATACTGCCGATCGGTTATTGCTGTTTATAGATGAGAACGCCCATCCAAAAATAAGCAAGCAAACGCTTATGCGATCGGAGAAATGGTGTGTTATTCCAGCAGTTCGAAATGGTCGTGTGGATGTGCTTCCAGTCTATCCATGGACTGAGTATACTGCATTTACCAATGAACTTATGTTGGATGAAGTACTGAAGTTGTGGCGGGATCGTACATGA
- a CDS encoding FAD-dependent oxidoreductase — protein MTIHAEQEIFAAQNREKVLAQMQHSQLDVLVIGGGITGAGIALDAASRGMKVALVEMQDFAAGTSSRSTKLVHGGLRYLKQLEIAVVAEVGKERAIVYENGPHVTTPEWMLLPLYKGGTFGKFSTSIGLRLYDFLAGVKRKERRKMLSVADTLSKEPLLKRDGLKGGGYYVEYRTDDARLTIEVMKKAVETGAMSVNYAKVETLLYGKDNKVTGALVKDTISGAEYEIKATKIINATGPWVDDIRQMDGSKKGKTLRLTKGVHIVFDKSRFPLQQAVYFDTPDGRMVFAIPRAGKTYFGTTDTNYKGDTVNPVMTLEDRTYLLKAVNFMFPDLKLVVADVESSWAGLRPLIQQEGKSPSEISRRDEIFVSDSGLVSIAGGKLTGYRKMAETVVDKVAQLIGEDGGGSFPKSDTTTITMSGGDLGGSQNFESFVQKKTKEGAGFNFSKEEAAFLAQRYGSNVDQLFALAKNMSSQAAALQLPLVLAVQLRYSIEAEMTVKPVDFFIRRTGDLFFRIGYVQQWKVPVIAAMTELLNWTPEQRAAYAAELEEKLAETVEAPPQG, from the coding sequence ATGACAATCCATGCTGAACAAGAAATATTTGCAGCACAAAATCGGGAGAAAGTACTGGCTCAGATGCAGCATTCCCAATTAGATGTATTAGTAATAGGCGGGGGCATTACAGGTGCCGGCATCGCGCTCGATGCTGCTTCACGCGGTATGAAGGTAGCTCTAGTGGAAATGCAGGATTTTGCGGCAGGCACTTCGAGTCGTTCGACGAAGCTTGTTCACGGAGGCTTGCGTTATTTGAAGCAGCTTGAAATTGCTGTCGTTGCAGAGGTTGGCAAAGAGCGGGCTATCGTATACGAGAACGGCCCGCATGTGACAACACCGGAATGGATGCTGCTGCCGTTGTATAAGGGCGGTACTTTCGGCAAGTTCTCGACATCGATTGGCTTGCGGCTGTATGACTTCTTGGCAGGAGTGAAAAGAAAAGAGCGCCGCAAGATGCTGAGCGTAGCCGATACGTTGTCGAAGGAGCCGCTTCTGAAACGTGACGGACTAAAGGGCGGCGGCTATTATGTGGAGTACCGGACAGATGATGCGCGTCTGACGATTGAAGTGATGAAGAAAGCAGTAGAAACAGGCGCTATGTCGGTCAATTATGCGAAGGTGGAGACGCTGCTTTATGGCAAAGATAACAAAGTAACAGGCGCATTGGTTAAGGATACAATTAGTGGTGCAGAATATGAGATTAAGGCGACTAAAATTATTAATGCGACCGGTCCTTGGGTCGATGATATTCGCCAGATGGACGGCTCGAAGAAAGGAAAAACGCTTCGTTTGACGAAGGGTGTCCATATTGTATTCGATAAGAGCAGATTTCCATTGCAACAGGCAGTTTACTTTGATACGCCAGATGGCCGGATGGTGTTCGCCATTCCTCGTGCTGGCAAAACCTACTTCGGTACAACCGATACGAATTATAAAGGCGATACGGTAAATCCTGTGATGACGCTTGAGGATCGTACTTATTTATTGAAGGCTGTTAACTTTATGTTCCCGGACCTGAAGCTTGTTGTTGCAGATGTCGAATCAAGCTGGGCAGGCCTTCGCCCGCTGATTCAGCAGGAAGGCAAGTCGCCTTCTGAAATCTCACGCCGAGATGAGATATTTGTATCGGACTCTGGATTGGTTTCGATTGCAGGCGGCAAGCTGACCGGCTACCGCAAGATGGCGGAGACGGTTGTGGACAAAGTCGCTCAACTTATTGGGGAGGATGGAGGCGGCAGCTTTCCTAAAAGCGATACGACAACGATCACGATGTCAGGCGGAGACCTTGGCGGCTCTCAAAACTTTGAGTCCTTTGTTCAGAAGAAAACGAAGGAAGGCGCTGGGTTCAACTTCAGTAAGGAAGAAGCAGCTTTTCTTGCACAGCGCTACGGATCGAATGTAGACCAGCTGTTTGCATTAGCAAAAAACATGTCATCGCAGGCAGCAGCTTTGCAGCTTCCACTTGTATTGGCGGTGCAGCTGCGTTATTCAATAGAAGCGGAGATGACGGTGAAGCCCGTTGATTTCTTCATTCGTCGCACAGGTGATCTATTCTTCCGAATCGGCTACGTACAGCAATGGAAAGTACCGGTCATTGCCGCGATGACAGAGCTTCTTAATTGGACGCCGGAGCAGCGCGCTGCATACGCAGCGGAGCTGGAGGAGAAGCTGGCGGAGACAGTCGAGGCACCACCGCAAGGCTAA
- the glpK gene encoding glycerol kinase GlpK, with the protein METYMLSIDQGTTSTRALLIDRSGTILDIVIEELPLHYPHSGWVEADALFIWESTKRVIQSLLVKTGAKAEQIAGVGITNQRETTVVWDKATGKPIYHAIVWQSRQTAEISDGLKQAGYGQLFHEKTGLLVDAYFSGTKVNWLLENVEGARERAENGELLFGTIDTWLIWNLTGGHVHVTDVSNASRTLMFNIHERCWDEELLKILNIPEAMLPEVRSSSEVYGHLDASLLGHSIPVAGAAGDQQAALFGQNAYEEGSTKNTYGTGCFMLMNTGAKAIVSEKGLLTTIAWEINGKLEYALEGSVFVAGAAIQWLRDGMELISSASETEALAKQVESSDGVYVVPAFVGLGTPYWNSDVRGAVFGLTRGTSKSHFIRAVLESLAYQTKDVLAVMEEESGYTLQSLSVDGGAVSNNLLMQFQSDLLGVPVERPLVNESTALGAAYLAGLAVGFWESREELAKLRKVDKVFSPVMDEEKRASLYEGWHRAVKAAMAFSQ; encoded by the coding sequence TTGGAAACCTATATGTTATCCATCGATCAAGGCACGACGAGCACGCGCGCGTTGCTCATTGATCGGAGTGGAACTATTTTAGATATAGTTATAGAGGAGCTGCCGCTCCATTACCCGCATTCAGGGTGGGTGGAGGCAGATGCTTTGTTTATTTGGGAATCAACGAAGCGGGTTATTCAATCGCTGCTGGTTAAAACAGGAGCAAAGGCTGAGCAAATTGCCGGAGTTGGCATAACGAATCAACGGGAAACGACTGTCGTCTGGGACAAAGCGACAGGAAAGCCGATTTATCACGCTATTGTGTGGCAGTCCCGCCAAACAGCAGAGATCAGCGACGGGCTGAAGCAAGCTGGCTATGGACAATTATTTCATGAGAAGACCGGACTTTTAGTAGATGCTTATTTTTCGGGAACGAAGGTTAATTGGCTGTTGGAAAATGTCGAGGGCGCACGGGAACGGGCAGAAAATGGCGAACTGCTATTTGGCACCATTGATACTTGGTTGATCTGGAATTTGACGGGCGGCCATGTCCATGTGACGGATGTATCCAATGCATCGCGAACCTTGATGTTCAACATTCATGAACGATGCTGGGATGAGGAGCTGCTGAAAATCCTCAACATTCCGGAGGCGATGCTCCCGGAGGTGCGTTCCTCTTCTGAGGTGTATGGTCACCTTGATGCCAGCCTGTTAGGGCATAGTATACCGGTAGCAGGTGCGGCCGGTGATCAGCAGGCAGCTTTGTTTGGCCAAAATGCTTATGAAGAGGGCAGTACCAAAAATACGTATGGCACAGGCTGCTTTATGTTAATGAATACAGGCGCGAAGGCGATTGTATCTGAGAAAGGGCTGCTCACTACTATTGCCTGGGAAATCAACGGCAAGCTGGAATATGCGCTGGAGGGCAGTGTGTTCGTTGCCGGTGCAGCTATTCAATGGCTTCGTGATGGCATGGAGCTTATATCGTCGGCCTCTGAGACGGAAGCACTTGCGAAGCAAGTAGAATCGTCGGACGGCGTATATGTTGTACCGGCGTTCGTAGGACTCGGAACGCCTTATTGGAACAGTGATGTGAGAGGTGCTGTATTTGGGCTGACAAGAGGAACGTCAAAGTCTCATTTTATTCGGGCGGTATTAGAATCATTGGCTTATCAGACGAAGGATGTTCTCGCTGTTATGGAGGAGGAGTCAGGCTATACGCTGCAGTCGTTGTCTGTAGATGGAGGTGCAGTGTCGAATAATTTGCTTATGCAGTTCCAAAGCGATTTGCTCGGCGTGCCTGTGGAGCGTCCGCTTGTTAATGAATCAACGGCGCTTGGCGCTGCCTATTTGGCAGGTCTTGCTGTCGGATTCTGGGAAAGCCGCGAGGAGCTTGCTAAGCTTCGAAAGGTCGATAAAGTGTTCTCGCCCGTTATGGACGAGGAAAAGCGCGCTTCTTTATACGAGGGCTGGCATCGCGCGGTTAAAGCGGCCATGGCTTTTTCACAATAA
- a CDS encoding NAD(P)/FAD-dependent oxidoreductase translates to MNKDELYDVTIIGGGPAGMYAAFYGGMRNMKIKLIEGTGELGGFLHTYSEKTIWDVGGIPPIRCDKLISWLTSQALTFKPTLVFKQRVDELQRQADGTFALRTKTGQRHYTRTVIIAAGRGITELQKLDIEGANRYELTNLYYTVQDLNSFRNKHVLISGGGNSAVDWALELAEVAERVTVVHRSREFRAMERNVASVHELTNIRTPYQIIQLHGQGEQIRQVTIAHMTNNETERFDVDAVIISHGYSGNYGSLLNWGLNIGENGLLVNEQAETNVAGIFGAGDCVTHKSKVRLIAGAFNDAALAINSAKRYLDPEAPGMAYVSSHNERFRELNKQLYNKK, encoded by the coding sequence ATGAACAAAGATGAGCTTTACGATGTCACGATCATTGGTGGTGGACCGGCTGGCATGTATGCAGCATTCTACGGCGGCATGCGTAATATGAAGATTAAGCTGATAGAGGGAACAGGTGAATTGGGTGGATTTCTACATACCTACTCGGAAAAAACGATTTGGGATGTAGGGGGCATTCCCCCCATTCGCTGCGATAAGCTTATTTCGTGGCTCACGAGCCAAGCTTTAACTTTTAAACCGACACTAGTGTTTAAACAGCGAGTAGACGAATTGCAGCGTCAGGCAGATGGAACATTCGCATTAAGAACGAAAACAGGGCAACGACATTACACTAGAACGGTTATTATAGCTGCTGGACGTGGGATTACAGAGCTGCAGAAGCTGGACATTGAAGGTGCGAATCGGTATGAGCTCACCAACCTTTACTATACTGTTCAGGATTTGAATAGCTTTCGTAATAAACATGTACTCATTTCTGGTGGTGGCAACTCAGCAGTGGATTGGGCGCTTGAGCTTGCTGAAGTTGCGGAGCGAGTAACGGTTGTTCATCGTAGCAGGGAATTTCGCGCTATGGAGCGGAATGTAGCCAGCGTACATGAATTGACGAATATCCGAACACCCTATCAGATCATTCAATTGCATGGACAAGGAGAGCAAATTCGACAGGTTACAATTGCTCATATGACGAACAATGAAACCGAGCGGTTTGACGTTGATGCTGTCATTATTAGTCATGGCTATAGCGGGAACTATGGATCGCTCCTAAATTGGGGGCTTAATATTGGTGAAAATGGGCTACTTGTAAATGAGCAGGCAGAAACGAATGTGGCTGGCATCTTTGGCGCAGGTGACTGTGTCACTCATAAGAGCAAGGTGAGGCTGATTGCCGGTGCATTCAACGATGCGGCTCTGGCAATCAATAGCGCGAAACGTTATCTCGACCCGGAAGCGCCCGGAATGGCTTATGTTTCTTCTCACAATGAGCGGTTCAGGGAGCTGAATAAGCAATTATATAACAAGAAGTGA
- a CDS encoding LacI family DNA-binding transcriptional regulator, with translation MATIKDIAQKANVSIATVSRVLNYDPGISVADDTRKRIFEIAQQLNYKTLRQRNGVVAKDRYRIGLVNWYSDQEEMLDPYYLAIRLGIERECFQRQIDLVKLFLPGESDGKESTGDSFDGMIAIGRFEKEDLARFPEGFENIVFVDSSPDDNRFDSVVIDLRKSVSEVLDYLIELGHTSIGYIGGHNIVNNKHVRDERELAFMERLNAGRLFDAGLIFTGENLYSEDGYKLMKKAINGKQLPTAFFIENDSMAVGALRALHEAKLRVPQDVSIVGCNDIAISEFLQPPLTTVKVHMEHMGETAVELLADRMAAKRDIAKKIVLPTRLLVRESSGKPAEKQ, from the coding sequence ATGGCAACGATTAAAGATATTGCACAGAAAGCAAATGTTTCGATCGCAACGGTGTCGCGGGTGCTTAACTATGACCCGGGCATATCGGTAGCGGACGATACGCGTAAACGCATCTTTGAAATTGCGCAGCAATTGAATTATAAGACGCTGCGTCAGCGCAATGGCGTAGTAGCCAAGGACCGTTATCGGATAGGTCTAGTTAACTGGTATTCTGATCAGGAGGAAATGCTCGATCCTTATTATTTGGCGATACGGCTCGGTATTGAGCGCGAATGCTTCCAGCGGCAAATAGATCTGGTTAAGCTGTTTCTGCCCGGTGAATCGGATGGGAAAGAAAGCACTGGCGATTCATTCGACGGCATGATTGCGATTGGCCGCTTCGAGAAGGAGGACCTTGCTCGTTTTCCAGAGGGCTTCGAAAATATTGTGTTTGTAGATTCATCGCCAGATGATAACCGCTTCGATTCTGTTGTAATCGATTTGCGGAAGTCGGTATCAGAGGTGCTTGATTATTTGATCGAGCTCGGACATACGTCGATTGGCTATATCGGCGGGCATAATATCGTCAATAACAAACATGTTCGTGACGAGCGTGAGCTTGCGTTTATGGAGCGGCTTAACGCGGGCAGGCTGTTTGATGCGGGGCTGATCTTTACGGGCGAAAACTTATATTCCGAGGATGGCTATAAGCTGATGAAGAAGGCGATTAACGGCAAACAGCTTCCGACCGCATTTTTTATTGAAAATGATTCAATGGCAGTTGGCGCGCTTCGCGCCCTTCATGAAGCAAAGCTTCGTGTTCCGCAGGACGTCTCCATCGTTGGCTGCAATGATATCGCTATTTCTGAATTTTTGCAGCCGCCGTTAACGACGGTTAAGGTGCATATGGAGCATATGGGGGAGACTGCGGTTGAGCTGCTCGCAGATCGAATGGCTGCCAAGCGGGACATCGCGAAGAAGATAGTGCTGCCTACCCGTCTTCTAGTGCGTGAGAGCAGCGGAAAGCCAGCGGAGAAGCAATAA